One part of the Anaeromyxobacter sp. Fw109-5 genome encodes these proteins:
- the cutA gene encoding divalent-cation tolerance protein CutA has product MEDALVVLVTAPSPEQAAELARALVEERLAACGNVVPAVRSIYRWEGKVHDDAEALLVLKTTRGRFEALRERVLALHPYDVPEVLALPVEAGSAPYLAWLADETR; this is encoded by the coding sequence ATGGAAGACGCCCTCGTCGTCCTCGTCACCGCGCCGTCGCCCGAGCAGGCGGCGGAGCTCGCGCGCGCGCTCGTCGAGGAGCGCCTCGCCGCCTGCGGCAACGTCGTCCCCGCCGTGCGCTCGATCTACCGCTGGGAGGGGAAGGTCCACGACGACGCGGAGGCGCTGCTCGTGCTCAAGACGACGCGCGGCCGGTTCGAGGCGCTGCGCGAGCGCGTCCTGGCGCTCCACCCGTACGACGTGCCGGAGGTGCTCGCGCTGCCCGTCGAGGCGGGGAGCGCGCCCTACCTGGCGTGGCTCGCGGACGAGACGCGCTGA
- a CDS encoding serine/threonine-protein kinase: MRKPIPYGRYLLLDRIAIGGMAEVYVAARRDDASGRLFALKRILPTLAEDGEFIQMFLDEARLVVQLDHPGLVSIHELGKHGEGYYIAMDYVPGRDLRALVARARGRGERLPLPLAAYVGWRVADALDHAHRKRDARGTPLQVVHRDVSPANVLLGFDGSVRVIDFGIAQAALRTRRDAALRGKFGYMSPEMAAGGPVDRRSDVFALGVVLHELLTGLRLFSGPSELAVLEQVRRAEVAPPSLVNPAVPRGLDAIVLKALARDPADRFAWASELRDALVPWTHAGSPAGDPPALARFMARAFPDELRAELDRLERLRHEERAPADPSPPEETQVIALRLDDLPAAPAPAPLGAVRALRRRGGRAALAGGVVASLALAASLVFAATSPGADGPAAPAPLAVPGATGRLVVQPRAAATLVVDGEPRLPPLAPDEVRGVQLAPGRHRIELRTQDGRAAGATIELAAGQTAALLGIELR; encoded by the coding sequence TTGCGAAAGCCCATCCCATACGGCCGCTACCTGCTGCTCGACCGCATCGCGATCGGCGGCATGGCGGAGGTGTACGTGGCGGCCCGGCGCGACGACGCCTCCGGGCGGCTGTTCGCGCTCAAGCGGATCCTCCCCACCCTCGCGGAGGACGGTGAGTTCATCCAGATGTTCCTCGACGAGGCGCGGCTGGTCGTGCAGCTCGACCACCCCGGCCTCGTCTCCATCCACGAGCTCGGCAAGCACGGGGAGGGGTACTACATCGCGATGGACTACGTGCCCGGGCGCGACCTGCGCGCGCTCGTGGCGCGCGCCCGCGGACGCGGCGAGCGCCTGCCCCTGCCGCTGGCCGCCTACGTCGGCTGGCGCGTGGCGGACGCGCTCGATCACGCCCATCGCAAGCGCGACGCGCGCGGCACTCCGCTCCAGGTGGTGCACCGCGACGTCTCGCCGGCGAACGTGCTGCTCGGCTTCGACGGCTCGGTGCGCGTCATCGACTTCGGCATCGCGCAGGCCGCGCTCCGCACGCGCCGCGACGCCGCCCTCCGCGGGAAGTTCGGCTACATGAGCCCGGAGATGGCCGCGGGCGGGCCGGTGGACCGGCGCTCCGACGTGTTCGCGCTCGGCGTGGTGCTGCACGAGCTGCTCACCGGCCTGCGGCTCTTCTCCGGCCCCTCCGAGCTCGCGGTGCTGGAGCAGGTCCGCCGCGCGGAGGTGGCGCCGCCCTCCCTGGTGAACCCGGCGGTGCCTCGGGGCCTCGACGCCATCGTCCTCAAGGCGCTCGCGCGCGATCCGGCCGATCGCTTCGCCTGGGCGAGCGAGCTGCGCGACGCGCTCGTCCCCTGGACGCACGCGGGCTCGCCGGCCGGCGATCCCCCCGCGCTCGCCCGCTTCATGGCACGCGCGTTCCCCGACGAGCTCCGGGCCGAGCTCGACCGGCTCGAGCGGCTGCGCCACGAGGAGCGGGCGCCCGCCGATCCCTCGCCGCCCGAGGAGACGCAGGTGATCGCGCTGCGGCTCGACGACCTCCCCGCCGCGCCGGCCCCGGCCCCCCTCGGCGCGGTGCGGGCCCTCCGGCGCCGCGGCGGGCGGGCGGCGCTCGCGGGCGGGGTGGTCGCGTCCCTCGCGCTCGCCGCGTCGCTCGTGTTCGCGGCGACCTCGCCCGGTGCGGACGGTCCTGCGGCCCCCGCGCCGCTCGCCGTCCCCGGCGCGACGGGCAGGCTGGTGGTGCAGCCGCGCGCGGCGGCGACGCTGGTCGTGGACGGGGAGCCGCGGCTGCCACCGCTCGCGCCGGACGAGGTGCGGGGGGTCCAGCTCGCGCCGGGGCGGCACCGGATCGAGCTGCGGACGCAGGACGGGCGCGCCGCGGGCGCGACGATCGAGCTCGCGGCCGGCCAGACGGCCGCGCTGCTCGGGATCGAGCTGCGCTAA
- a CDS encoding HD domain-containing phosphohydrolase: MDSRAAPPRPAPTCAPPPAPEAVLVVDDDELILKALARILESSGFAPRCYSSPAAALEALEAERPAVIISDYMMPGMDGVSFLNQARARYPGAIRILCTAADDFRVALEAVNSGEVYRIVSKPWHQAELVTTVTQAAEAGRLRRENERLTGEVQRHNGQLREMNARLEEMVRVRTQALLEGLIAALDYRDAETQWHSRRVSLFARRLAQQLGLAEPELTTIEHGALLHDIGKIGVRDRVLLKPGPLTTDEWSEMKRHPELGWALLQRVDYLRPASSIVLQHQEKWDGTGYPAGLRAEEIVIGARIFHVVDTLDAITSDRPYRRARPFEHARAEITRCNGTQFDPAIVEAFLAVPPEEWERIRLDVETVAVLSADLAESPPAPEELAAALDALRG, translated from the coding sequence ATGGACTCGCGCGCCGCGCCCCCCCGCCCCGCTCCGACCTGCGCCCCGCCGCCCGCGCCCGAGGCGGTGCTCGTCGTGGACGACGACGAGCTCATCCTGAAGGCGCTCGCGCGCATCCTGGAGAGCTCGGGGTTCGCGCCCCGCTGCTACTCCTCCCCCGCCGCCGCCCTCGAGGCCCTCGAGGCGGAGCGGCCGGCGGTGATCATCTCCGACTACATGATGCCGGGGATGGACGGCGTCTCCTTCCTGAACCAGGCACGGGCGCGCTACCCGGGGGCGATCCGCATCCTGTGCACGGCGGCGGACGACTTCCGCGTCGCCCTCGAGGCGGTGAACTCGGGGGAGGTCTACCGGATCGTCTCGAAGCCCTGGCACCAGGCCGAGCTCGTCACGACGGTCACCCAGGCGGCCGAGGCGGGCCGGCTGCGGCGCGAGAACGAGCGGCTCACCGGGGAGGTCCAGCGCCACAACGGACAGCTCCGCGAGATGAACGCGCGCCTCGAGGAGATGGTCCGCGTCCGCACCCAGGCGCTGCTCGAGGGGCTCATCGCCGCGCTCGACTACCGCGACGCCGAGACGCAGTGGCACTCGCGGCGCGTGTCGCTCTTCGCGCGTCGCCTGGCCCAGCAGCTCGGGCTCGCGGAGCCCGAGCTCACCACCATCGAGCACGGCGCGCTCCTGCACGACATCGGCAAGATCGGCGTGCGCGACCGGGTGCTGCTGAAGCCCGGGCCGCTCACGACCGACGAGTGGAGCGAGATGAAGCGCCACCCCGAGCTCGGCTGGGCCCTGCTCCAGCGGGTGGACTACCTGCGGCCGGCGTCCTCGATCGTCCTCCAGCACCAGGAGAAGTGGGACGGCACGGGGTACCCGGCCGGCCTGCGCGCCGAGGAGATCGTCATCGGGGCGCGCATCTTCCACGTGGTCGACACGCTCGACGCGATCACGAGCGACCGGCCCTACCGGCGCGCCCGGCCGTTCGAGCACGCGCGCGCCGAGATCACCCGCTGCAACGGCACCCAGTTCGACCCGGCCATCGTCGAGGCGTTCCTGGCGGTGCCGCCCGAGGAGTGGGAGCGGATCCGGCTCGACGTCGAGACGGTGGCGGTGCTCTCCGCGGACCTCGCCGAGAGCCCGCCCGCGCCCGAGGAGCTCGCCGCGGCCCTCGACGCGCTGCGGGGCTAG
- a CDS encoding tetrathionate reductase family octaheme c-type cytochrome, with protein MNGNKSLAAVALGALLALAGCSDSDDDVTPKLTCADKTCGPCETCDDSSGTPVCESACTDAQICFENACTTGAAVHEARLTGPFADGPAVTAACIGCHEAEAQAMVGSAHFKWSGPTPNLAGYEDQAGFGKKNVINNFCVSTPSNEKRCTQCHAGYGSDVQKDANGNVTAPAVIAYQTSEPGRVDCLICHADLSKGYTKAPAAFGAAAKAGSVPAETSLSDVLVASAKSVGTPRRDNCGFCHFNAGGGDNVKMGDLGSPLKNPSRDADVHMGGAEAMVCADCHAAENHLIGGSGVSIPVLEAAAKTCTDCHPPAPHANSTYNTHAKAIACQTCHIPEFSRQMETKVTWNWDLAGYKDCKYPGAPAELVAACVGGAASIQVPEGHLEYNWMKGTFLKQQNVKPVYRWYDGKAYHVTLKDAVDPAAGTPGNEPLVLAEPTAAATAGAKIYPFKEMKGHQPVMADGSFVIAPHVFGPGGFWDGPTIPNPVTAEQLQAIWNDVLTDGAIAAGQLQAGASLTDADWKFAATRMYMNINHEVAPKAEALVCADCHFGGTRLDVAALGYACADPMDCAKRPNP; from the coding sequence TTGAACGGCAACAAGTCCCTCGCCGCCGTCGCGCTCGGCGCGCTCCTCGCGCTCGCGGGCTGCAGCGACTCCGACGACGACGTCACCCCCAAGCTCACCTGCGCCGACAAGACCTGCGGTCCGTGCGAGACGTGCGACGACTCGAGCGGCACGCCCGTGTGCGAGAGCGCCTGCACCGACGCCCAGATCTGCTTCGAGAACGCCTGCACGACCGGGGCGGCGGTCCACGAGGCGCGCCTCACCGGCCCGTTCGCCGACGGCCCCGCCGTCACGGCCGCCTGCATCGGGTGCCACGAGGCGGAGGCCCAGGCCATGGTGGGGAGCGCCCACTTCAAGTGGTCCGGCCCCACGCCCAACCTCGCCGGCTACGAGGACCAGGCCGGCTTCGGCAAGAAGAACGTCATCAACAACTTCTGCGTGTCGACCCCCTCCAACGAGAAGCGCTGCACGCAGTGCCACGCCGGCTACGGCTCGGACGTCCAGAAGGACGCGAACGGGAACGTCACCGCTCCCGCCGTCATCGCGTACCAGACGAGCGAGCCGGGCCGCGTGGACTGCCTCATCTGCCACGCCGACCTCTCGAAGGGCTACACCAAGGCGCCCGCCGCGTTCGGCGCCGCGGCGAAGGCCGGGTCGGTCCCCGCCGAGACCTCGCTCTCCGACGTGCTCGTCGCCTCCGCGAAGAGCGTCGGCACCCCGAGGCGTGACAACTGCGGCTTCTGCCACTTCAACGCCGGCGGCGGCGACAACGTGAAGATGGGCGATCTCGGCTCGCCGCTGAAGAACCCGTCGCGGGACGCCGACGTCCACATGGGCGGCGCGGAGGCGATGGTCTGCGCCGACTGCCACGCGGCGGAGAACCACCTCATCGGCGGCTCCGGCGTGTCCATCCCGGTGCTCGAGGCGGCGGCGAAGACCTGCACCGACTGCCACCCGCCCGCGCCCCACGCGAACTCCACGTACAACACCCACGCGAAGGCGATCGCCTGCCAGACCTGCCACATCCCCGAGTTCAGCCGGCAGATGGAGACGAAGGTCACCTGGAACTGGGATCTCGCGGGCTACAAGGACTGCAAGTACCCCGGCGCGCCGGCGGAGCTCGTCGCGGCGTGCGTGGGCGGCGCCGCGTCCATCCAGGTTCCCGAGGGACATCTCGAGTACAACTGGATGAAGGGCACGTTCCTGAAGCAGCAGAACGTGAAGCCGGTCTACCGCTGGTACGACGGGAAGGCGTACCACGTGACGCTGAAGGACGCGGTCGACCCGGCCGCCGGAACGCCGGGCAATGAGCCGCTCGTCCTCGCCGAGCCGACCGCCGCTGCCACGGCGGGCGCGAAGATCTACCCCTTCAAGGAGATGAAGGGACACCAGCCGGTGATGGCGGACGGCTCCTTCGTCATCGCCCCGCACGTGTTCGGCCCCGGCGGCTTCTGGGACGGGCCGACGATCCCGAACCCGGTCACCGCGGAGCAGCTCCAGGCCATCTGGAATGACGTGCTCACCGACGGCGCGATCGCCGCGGGCCAGCTCCAGGCGGGCGCGTCGCTCACCGACGCGGACTGGAAGTTTGCCGCCACCCGCATGTACATGAACATCAACCACGAGGTCGCGCCCAAGGCCGAGGCGCTCGTGTGCGCCGACTGCCACTTCGGGGGCACGCGGCTCGACGTCGCGGCGCTCGGCTACGCCTGCGCCGATCCGATGGACTGCGCGAAGCGCCCGAACCCGTAG
- the sppA gene encoding signal peptide peptidase SppA: MKPAVKVALAAALAVAQSAHAQVQNALDREQGLPAGLSLPVLGAAAAEEPTALTVNPAGVGFVPRLAVHGFYEREVTPESRAEAFYAADGFGPLGVGFGMQWVHPGDGDGARYRKTTLALAITNARTYSVAFAWNRWSSHHDALEELASWDVGLTLRPARWLSVAAAMRDRDARLAGERLPVHYDVGVATRLWRDGLTLSLDLLGDDDRRDSLRATHVAGGLGIELRSGLALSAQLQVPLRDLPTGESPAGVVALSWNGPHGGWIGGAVPVSEQTGWMTGVRLSSERYRSAASAHEVPAVDVERALEPPRRFLFFTFGEPDPYGRLLRRLGEARDDPEVAAIAVRIEGLGLGAGRAEELRGALARIRERKPVLAYLAGGGTTEYWIASAATALAAQPGSTLFVNGLSTSTLFVKDTLARLGVAFEVVKRGAYKTAPEPLVRSDASPEAREVTASVLDDLYARIVADVAAARRLPEERVRALVDRGLFGAEDAQREGLLDAVLWPDELEGWARRVTGRRVQLSSGYAPDEERQAQRWGPAAVVEIVRVEGAIAGGKSRGDRLGMPAIAGAETISAQLRRAADDSAVKAIVLRVDSPGGDGVASDRIWREVQRARRRKPVIASMGDLAASGGYLAAVGADEILAEPSTLTGSIGVFALKPDLSGLLSKLGVGRDATARGENAQLTSVAKPWAGPERAAVEREIDRFYAHFVARVAEGRKLDPAVVETVAAGRVWTGRQAQERHLVDRLGSLEDALQLARERAGLRPRDVVLVRTAKGGEDGQDPFTAGILGARGDPLVRALGAVPELRALALVSEMGTVLALPVEWVAEPPAP; the protein is encoded by the coding sequence ATGAAACCAGCCGTGAAGGTCGCGCTCGCCGCGGCGCTCGCCGTCGCGCAGTCCGCGCACGCCCAGGTCCAGAACGCGCTCGACCGCGAGCAAGGTCTCCCCGCGGGGCTCTCGCTCCCCGTCCTGGGCGCGGCGGCGGCGGAGGAGCCCACCGCGCTGACGGTGAATCCGGCGGGCGTGGGGTTCGTGCCGCGGCTGGCGGTGCACGGCTTCTACGAGCGGGAGGTCACCCCCGAGTCGCGCGCCGAGGCGTTCTACGCCGCCGACGGGTTCGGGCCGCTCGGCGTGGGGTTCGGCATGCAGTGGGTCCACCCCGGGGACGGCGACGGCGCGCGCTACCGGAAGACGACCCTCGCCCTCGCGATCACGAACGCGCGCACCTACTCCGTCGCGTTCGCCTGGAACCGCTGGAGCTCCCACCACGACGCCCTCGAGGAGCTGGCGAGCTGGGACGTGGGGCTCACGCTGCGCCCGGCGCGCTGGCTGAGCGTCGCGGCGGCGATGCGCGATCGCGACGCGCGGCTCGCCGGCGAGCGGCTCCCGGTCCACTACGACGTCGGCGTCGCCACGCGGCTGTGGCGCGACGGGCTGACCCTGTCGCTCGATCTGCTCGGCGACGACGACCGGCGCGACTCGCTGAGGGCCACGCACGTCGCGGGGGGCCTCGGGATCGAGCTCCGCAGCGGCCTCGCCCTGTCCGCCCAGTTGCAGGTCCCGCTGCGCGACCTCCCCACCGGCGAAAGCCCGGCCGGGGTCGTGGCGCTCTCCTGGAACGGCCCGCACGGCGGCTGGATCGGCGGCGCCGTCCCCGTGAGCGAACAGACCGGCTGGATGACCGGGGTGCGGCTCTCGTCCGAGCGCTACCGCTCGGCGGCGAGCGCGCACGAGGTCCCCGCCGTCGACGTCGAGCGCGCCCTGGAGCCCCCCCGCCGCTTCCTGTTCTTCACCTTCGGCGAGCCGGATCCCTACGGCCGGCTCCTCCGGCGCCTCGGAGAGGCGCGCGACGATCCGGAGGTGGCGGCGATCGCCGTGCGCATCGAGGGCCTGGGGCTCGGCGCAGGGCGCGCCGAGGAGCTGCGCGGCGCGCTCGCCCGCATCCGCGAGCGGAAGCCGGTGCTCGCGTACCTCGCCGGCGGCGGCACGACCGAGTACTGGATCGCGAGCGCCGCCACCGCGCTCGCGGCCCAGCCGGGATCGACGCTCTTCGTGAACGGGCTCTCCACCTCGACGCTGTTCGTGAAGGACACGCTCGCCCGCCTCGGGGTGGCGTTCGAGGTGGTGAAGCGCGGCGCGTACAAGACGGCCCCCGAGCCGCTCGTCCGGAGCGACGCGTCGCCCGAGGCGCGAGAGGTGACCGCCTCGGTCCTCGACGACCTCTACGCCCGGATCGTCGCGGACGTCGCCGCGGCGCGGCGGCTCCCCGAGGAGCGCGTCCGCGCCCTCGTGGACCGCGGCCTGTTCGGCGCCGAGGATGCGCAGCGGGAGGGCCTCCTCGACGCGGTGCTGTGGCCCGACGAGCTCGAGGGCTGGGCGCGGCGCGTGACCGGCCGGCGCGTGCAGCTCAGCAGCGGCTACGCGCCGGACGAGGAGCGTCAGGCGCAGCGCTGGGGCCCGGCGGCGGTCGTGGAGATCGTCCGCGTGGAGGGCGCCATCGCGGGCGGCAAGAGCCGCGGCGATCGGCTCGGGATGCCCGCCATCGCGGGCGCGGAGACCATCTCGGCCCAGCTCCGCCGCGCCGCCGACGACTCGGCCGTGAAGGCGATCGTGCTCCGCGTCGACTCGCCCGGCGGCGACGGCGTGGCCTCGGACCGGATCTGGCGCGAGGTGCAGCGCGCCCGGCGGCGCAAGCCGGTCATCGCCTCCATGGGCGACCTGGCGGCGAGCGGCGGCTACCTCGCCGCGGTGGGCGCGGACGAGATCCTCGCCGAGCCCTCCACCCTCACCGGCTCGATCGGCGTGTTCGCGCTCAAGCCGGATCTCTCCGGGCTCCTCTCCAAGCTCGGCGTCGGCCGCGACGCCACGGCCCGCGGCGAGAACGCCCAGCTCACCAGCGTCGCCAAGCCGTGGGCCGGGCCGGAGCGCGCCGCGGTCGAGCGGGAGATCGACCGGTTCTACGCGCACTTCGTCGCGCGCGTCGCGGAGGGACGCAAGCTCGACCCCGCGGTGGTCGAGACCGTCGCCGCCGGGCGAGTCTGGACCGGGCGGCAGGCGCAGGAGCGGCACCTCGTGGATCGGCTCGGCTCCCTGGAAGACGCCCTCCAGCTCGCCCGCGAGCGCGCAGGGCTCCGGCCGCGCGACGTCGTGCTCGTCCGGACGGCGAAGGGAGGGGAAGACGGCCAGGATCCGTTCACCGCAGGCATCCTGGGCGCGCGGGGCGACCCGCTCGTCCGCGCGCTCGGCGCGGTGCCGGAGCTCCGCGCGCTCGCGCTCGTCTCGGAGATGGGGACCGTGCTCGCGTTGCCGGTCGAGTGGGTGGCCGAGCCACCGGCGCCGTAG
- the rho gene encoding transcription termination factor Rho — MTEEVEGVLQFEGKGNGYLRDPKRSYLPQPFDVEVPRWLIDRMHLQAGLLVKGQATARNMKRVLARVDQLEGTDPMAVARRTHFHNLTATDPTERLVMETRADEMIGRVLDLVSPIGLGARGLITSPPKAGKTIMLQRIAQAITANRPDVHLTVLLVDERPEEVTDMKRNIKGEVVGSSNDRPTEEHIHVAEMVLERAKRLVEGGKDVVILLDSITRLSRAYNKEVESSGRTLTGGVDSRALERPKRLFGSARKAEEGGSLTIIATALIDTGSRMDEVIFEEFKGTGNMEVVLSRQLAERRIFPAIDIGASGTRKEEKLFSPKEIEKVRRLRGALASLKPVEAMERLLKKLSEFETNDEFLQSF; from the coding sequence GTGACCGAGGAGGTCGAGGGCGTCCTCCAGTTCGAGGGCAAGGGCAACGGCTACCTGCGCGATCCGAAGCGCAGCTACCTGCCGCAGCCGTTCGACGTCGAGGTGCCGCGCTGGCTCATCGACCGCATGCACCTGCAGGCCGGCCTGCTCGTGAAGGGGCAGGCCACCGCCCGAAACATGAAGCGGGTGCTCGCGCGCGTCGACCAGCTCGAGGGCACCGACCCGATGGCGGTCGCCCGCCGGACGCACTTCCACAACCTCACCGCGACCGATCCGACCGAGCGGCTCGTCATGGAGACGCGCGCGGACGAGATGATCGGCCGCGTGCTCGACCTCGTCTCGCCCATCGGCCTCGGGGCGCGCGGCCTCATCACCTCGCCGCCGAAGGCCGGCAAGACGATCATGCTGCAGCGGATCGCCCAGGCGATCACCGCCAACCGCCCGGACGTGCACCTCACGGTCCTGCTCGTGGACGAGCGGCCCGAGGAGGTCACCGACATGAAGCGGAACATCAAGGGCGAGGTGGTCGGCTCCTCGAACGACCGCCCGACGGAGGAGCACATCCACGTCGCCGAGATGGTGCTCGAGCGCGCCAAGCGGCTGGTCGAGGGCGGCAAGGACGTCGTCATCCTGCTCGACTCGATCACGCGCCTGTCGCGCGCCTACAACAAGGAGGTCGAGTCCTCCGGACGGACGCTGACCGGCGGCGTCGACTCCCGCGCGCTCGAGCGGCCCAAGCGGCTGTTCGGCTCGGCCCGCAAGGCCGAGGAGGGCGGGTCGCTCACCATCATCGCGACGGCCCTCATCGACACCGGGTCGCGCATGGACGAGGTGATCTTCGAGGAGTTCAAGGGCACCGGCAACATGGAGGTCGTGCTCTCGCGGCAGCTCGCCGAGCGCCGCATCTTCCCGGCGATCGACATCGGCGCCTCCGGCACGCGCAAGGAGGAGAAGCTCTTCTCGCCGAAGGAGATCGAGAAGGTCCGCCGCCTGCGCGGCGCCCTCGCCTCCCTGAAGCCGGTGGAGGCGATGGAGCGGCTCCTCAAGAAGCTCTCCGAGTTCGAGACGAACGACGAGTTCCTCCAGAGCTTCTGA
- a CDS encoding acyl-CoA dehydrogenase family protein, with the protein MPGLDPFTEDHQAFRRTVRDFCEKELAPHARAWDAAATFPRELFRTFGELGFFGIRHPPEWGGSGLDWWYVVAYAEELVRCRNAGLAMAMLVHGEMAIPVIADLGTEEQKREFLAPAIRGEKVAALAISEPDAGSDVAAIRTTARRDGDALVVNGAKMWITNGARADFLTMAVRTGGEGHEGISLLLFPTDTPGFQVSRTLEKVGNPSSDTALLFFEDCRVPARWLLGEENQGFYHVMANFQGERLVAAVQAVAGMQLMVEDAMRYAGERSAFGRPLARMQVWRHKLAEHLTAIEAARWLTYRACDLLQRGEPAVKEISMAKLFACELAQRVAYDCMQLHGGMGYVLETDVARAWRDVRVMTIAGGTSEIMKEIISRAAGL; encoded by the coding sequence ATGCCCGGCCTCGACCCGTTCACCGAAGACCACCAGGCCTTCCGGCGCACCGTCCGCGACTTCTGCGAGAAGGAGCTCGCGCCGCACGCGCGCGCCTGGGACGCCGCGGCCACCTTCCCGCGCGAGCTGTTCCGCACCTTCGGCGAGCTCGGCTTCTTCGGCATCCGCCACCCGCCGGAGTGGGGTGGCTCCGGGCTCGACTGGTGGTACGTCGTCGCCTACGCCGAGGAGCTGGTCCGCTGCCGCAACGCCGGGCTCGCCATGGCCATGCTCGTGCACGGGGAGATGGCCATCCCCGTCATCGCCGACCTCGGCACCGAGGAGCAGAAGCGCGAGTTCCTCGCCCCGGCGATCCGCGGCGAGAAGGTCGCCGCGCTCGCCATCTCCGAGCCGGACGCGGGCTCCGACGTGGCGGCGATCCGCACCACCGCCCGCCGCGACGGCGACGCTCTCGTCGTGAACGGCGCCAAGATGTGGATCACGAACGGCGCGCGGGCGGACTTCCTCACCATGGCGGTGCGCACCGGCGGCGAGGGGCACGAGGGGATCTCGCTCCTGCTCTTCCCCACCGACACGCCCGGCTTCCAGGTGTCGCGGACGCTCGAGAAGGTGGGGAACCCCTCGTCCGACACCGCGCTCCTCTTCTTCGAGGACTGCCGGGTCCCGGCGCGCTGGCTCCTCGGCGAGGAGAACCAGGGCTTCTACCACGTGATGGCGAACTTCCAGGGCGAGCGGCTCGTCGCGGCGGTGCAGGCGGTGGCCGGCATGCAGCTCATGGTGGAGGACGCGATGCGCTACGCCGGCGAGCGCAGCGCCTTCGGCCGGCCGCTCGCGCGCATGCAGGTGTGGCGGCACAAGCTCGCCGAGCACCTCACCGCCATCGAGGCGGCGCGCTGGCTCACGTACCGCGCCTGCGATCTGCTCCAGCGCGGGGAGCCGGCCGTGAAGGAGATCTCGATGGCGAAGCTCTTCGCCTGCGAGCTCGCGCAGCGGGTGGCGTACGACTGCATGCAGCTCCACGGCGGCATGGGGTACGTCCTCGAGACCGACGTCGCGCGCGCCTGGCGCGACGTGCGCGTCATGACCATCGCGGGCGGCACGTCGGAGATCATGAAGGAGATCATCTCCCGCGCCGCGGGCCTCTAG